In Mercurialis annua linkage group LG6, ddMerAnnu1.2, whole genome shotgun sequence, the following are encoded in one genomic region:
- the LOC126686452 gene encoding protein MODIFYING WALL LIGNIN-1-like has protein sequence MEKHGHGFLIFLFVIQLSLGLLSFACCMIAEFKKVKRGDVKLDNKFCYLPESRAFGYGIAALICLIAAQIIGNLGICCKKNSFTSEFATPFLVLSWMSFGVAVILLSTATSMGRRQEYGKGWLKQECYVVKDGVYFGSAFLVLLSVASAIASAFSNIRKTQATRVHAHAQSQAQEVA, from the exons ATGGAAAAACATGGACATggtttcttgattttcttgtttGTTATTCAATTGTCCCTTGGCCTGCTCTCCTTCGCTTGTTGTATGATTGCTGAGTTCAAGAAAGTCAAG AGGGGAGATGTCAAGTTGGAtaataaattttgttatttgccAGAAAGTAGGGCTTTTGGCTATGGAATTGCTGCTTTGATATGCTTGATAGCTGCTCAAATCATAGGTAATTTGGGAATTTGCTGCAAAAAGAATTCATTTACTTCAGAATTTGCAACACCATTTCTGGTTTTATCATG GATGAGCTTTGGGGTTGCAGTGATTCTATTAAGCACAGCAACTAGCATGGGGAGACGGCAGGAATATGGAAAAGGATGGTTAAAGCAGGAATGCTATGTAGTCAAAGATGGAGTCTATTTCGGATCAGCATTCTTAGTCCTGCTTTCTGTAGCGTCCGCAATTGCCTCGGCTTTTTCCAATATCAGAAAAACACAAGCGACAAGAGTACACGCACACGCACAATCACAAGCACAAGAAGTTGCATAG
- the LOC126687561 gene encoding tetraspanin-11-like has translation MSWLRSCLFLSFNFVALISGCFAIGSYLYFQTNGITDCKNVVQKPLLIIGIILILISLIGLIGSFYKLASLLWLYSLVALLVLIGLTLFSVLAYKLDNPNGSNQNLSGLGFKKHSMGDYTQWLQNMVSNGNHWNGIRNCLINHQVCDRLYKDNLIQNAGDFFLKKLSPIESGCCKPPIYCGYVYKNATIWIPKSGAAIKERDCTIWSNNRKKLCYDCNSCKTAVMEKSRKIWRIFAILDFIDIAILLFMFFLSCCTRNQILSDRNPTLLKSVARDSSIQVVGRHSGISVSISMEVELLKHKRRSKVHKRRSEAMDGNRPLLPPVLYIVVYK, from the exons ATGTCTTGGCTAAGAAGTTGCCTCTTCTTATCGTTCAACTTTGTAGCCCTAATATCGGGTTGTTTTGCAATCGGTTCGTATCTTTACTTCCAAACAAATGGAATCACCGATTGCAAAAATGTTGTTCAGAAACCACTTCTGATAATCggaatcattttaattttgatatcatTGATCGGATTAATCGGTTCATTTTACAAGTTGGCTTCTCTTCTATGGCTATATTCATTGGTTGCATTGTTAGTTCTTATTGGGTTAACATTATTTTCCGTACTTGCCTACAAACTTGATAACCCTAATGGTAGTAATCAGAACttatcaggattagggtttaaGAAGCATAGTATGGGAGATTACACTCAATGGTTGCAAAACATGGTTTCTAATGGGAATCATTGGAATGGAATTAGAAATTGTTTGATTAATCACCAAGTTTGTGACCGTCTTTATAAGGATAATCTTATTCAAAATGCTGGCGATTTTTTTCTCAAGAAATTGTCTCCCATTGAG TCTGGTTGCTGCAAGCCACCAATTTACTGCGGATATGTATACAAGAATGCAACAATATGGATACCAAAATCAGGTGCAGCCATAAAAGAAAGGGACTGCACTATTTGGAGCAACAATCGGAAGAAGCTATGCTACGATTGTAATTCATGCAAGACTGCTGTTATGGAAAAGAGTAGAAAAATTTGGAGAATTTTTGCTATTCTTGATTTTATTGACATTGCTATTCTCCTTTTCATGTTTTTCCTTAGTTGTTGTACTAGGAATCAAATTTTATCTGATAGAAA CCCTACACTTCTTAAATCAGTAGCCCGCGATTCCTCAATTCAAGTTGTTGGGCGGCACAGTGGAATCAGTGTAAGCATATCGATGGAAGTCGAGCTTTTGAAGCATAAACGGCGGTCGAAGGTGCATAAACGACGATCAGAGGCGATGGATGGCAACCGTCCTCTGCTTCCTCCGGTGTTGTATATTGTTGTTTACAAATAA
- the LOC126686447 gene encoding tetraspanin-11-like: protein MVRLSNCIISLINLIFLIFGITGLSSGLYIHVHGLNHCQRLMQNPLLIMGVFFIVLSLIGLLGSFCKDNSLLMIYLALIFFLIVGLMAFTLFAFLVTHKYSGSSSVRPGLGFKEYRLQQFSKWLQIHVVNKYHWDRIKSCMVDAQVCKKFSLQTVNQNQADFQKMKLTPIQSGCCKPPTSCNLEYQNATFWEVPVLELPMNNDTDCTTWNNNQDLLCYDCDSCKAGFLAKLRIDFRIFFIHTILIICFLMITYFIGCCARRSNKYRYVKYSPYISP from the exons atGGTTCGCCTTAGCAATTGTATTATATCGTTGATCAATTTGATTTTCCTAATCTTCGGGATTACGGGTTTAAGCTCGGGACTTTATATTCATGTTCATGGTCTAAATCATTGCCAAAGGCTCATGCAAAATCCTCTATTGATAATGGGTGTATTCTTCATTGTATTGTCATTAATAGGGTTATTGGGTTCATTTTGCAAAGATAATTCTCTTCTAATGATTTACTTAGCTTTGATATTCTTTCTTATTGTTGGATTAATGGCATTTACATTATTTGCATTCTTGGTTACACATAAATATTCAGGCAGTAGTAGTGTACGGCCTGGATTAGGGTTTAAGGAGTATAGGCTACAACAATTCTCAAAATGGTTGCAGATTCACGTCGTTAATAAATATCATTGGGATCGTATCAAGAGTTGTATGGTTGATGCTCAAGTTTGCAAGAAATTTAGCCTGCAGACTGTTAATCAAAATCAAGCTGATTTTCAGAAAATGAAATTAACTCCGAttcag TCGGGTTGCTGCAAGCCACCAACATCATGTAATTTGGAATACCAAAATGCAACATTTTGGGAAGTGCCAGTATTAGAACTGCCCATGAACAATGATACAGACTGCACTACATGGAACAACAATCAAGATCTGCTCTGCTACGATTGCGATTCTTGTAAGGCTGGATTTCTAGCCAAATTGAGGATCGATTTcaggattttttttattcataccattttaattatttgttttcttATGATCACTTATTTCATTGGCTGTTGTGCTAGGAGAAGCAACAAATATAGGTATGTTAAATATAGTCCTTATATTTCACCCTGA